The window CATATATTTATTTCATCTCATTGTTTTTTATATGTATTTTTTCAGACCTTCCTCCGACCTCGTCAGAATGATACTTTCACAGAATTATTCAGAGTTGGAACACAACCCAAGCTGCAGCACTGGTTCATAAACCagagcaagggttttgttttgggTGATTAAAACATTATCCGCCATATTTGATCTGAGGCTGATCAAGAAGATCCCTTATTGCAATGTTTTACACTGCAATAAGACACATGTTGTCTTCCATAGAAGTGGAAGGCCAAACTGACCTTTGGGAGAATTATGAGTTCCAATCTAGTTCTGAGAAACTTAACATCCTCTGGGATGTTTTTTAATAGTTTCTTGTAAACAGATTCCAATTTACATTTACGTTTGTCTTAATTTTGATTTGAATGTATTTTGAAACCACACTTCATGATTCACAGGGCCCCTCAGGGGCCCTGGACCCTCTCACCTGGTCAAATAAAGCTGCGTCACTCACCAAAATCATTCTTGCACAGGTTGTCAACAATTTCATTGTCATTTTCTTCTGTTTCTTTACAGGCATCACACACCCTGGGtactaaaagaagaaaaagatgaaGTGAAAACAATAGAATGTCTATAAGAATCGTGCTGTTTCGTGGAGAATCAAATTGTCTCCCGATTCCTTTACGCACGAGACTTGGATGTCTATGTCAGGTTTATTAAGAGCCTTACCCTCTTTAGTGACTGGCACGACGTTTTCCACGCTTGCAGGTGGTATGCACAGGTCGTTGTCCAGTGGGAAGCGGTCGCAGTTCAACATGTCAGGCCACGGGTAGCCAAACGCGTACATGACGGGTGCGCATCCGCGCTTCACGCTCTCACACAGCGACCTGCAAGGCTGGATGGGCTCGTCTAAATCATCCAGGCAGACGGGAGCGAAAAGCGAACAAAGGAACTTCCTCGTGTCCGGGTGACACTGCTTCTGGATCAGAGGGATCCACGAAGAAGCTTGCTGCAGAACTTCGTTCATGGATTCGTGCCCGAGCAGGTTCGGCAGGCGCATCTCCGTGTACTCTATGTCGTGACAAAGGAGCAGGCTGGACGGAATCTGCTTGCAGTTGTTCTTTTTGTGGAATAAATCATGCTGGCCAAAGTTGTACAGTCCGTGGATGGCTTCTGCGCAGGATGCCGAGATCATCCACAAAACGGTCACCGTGAAAATGAAGCCTCTCATTTTTGCCTTCTGAAAGTTGCGAAATGCGTTCAAGATTGTTTTTTGCTGCGCTCCAGCTGGATGAAGCGTGTGTCAGTGACCAGATCCTGCCGGTAACTGGGGTTTTCTTCCAGACATGTCTGGGAGGAGTCTGCAGCTTGTGCGCAAGGAGCTTTTTTCATTCAGCAAAACTGGTTTCCTAATGTCAGGAGAACACTGTAGACAAATTTGTCTCGGCGAAAGAAAAGCCTATTTCTCCTCTGGGCGTGAGCGACATAATGATGTTTAATTGTGCCTCAGCATTTTATCATCAGTTGTTTTCTTGACAGCATCCCCCCAGCCCCCGGAATCATAACAGAATCTGTCTGACAGGTTTTCCTCATTACGCACAAATCAGCACAATACACCAAGAGTGATCCCTGGGCTTGCTGTTTTTGGAGGCGCACAGTAAATACTTGAGAGGGGGGTGTCAGTAGGGGCATTTAGCTCCGTTCAGTGGAGCGTTAATTTTCCATCATTAGGAGTGCTGAAATCCTTTGGGCAGGCCTGCAGGTTCGTGCCACATGGTGAAATATGGCTTGGCCTGGTGTGAGGAGCAGGCCTCAACTCAGCGCACCCGAGGGTGAAACCGAATCTGTCTCCCACCTCCAGGCTCTGCAGCTCTGGCTCCTGTCTGGTCCCAGATCCCCGtgagctgcaaaaaaaaaaaaaaaaaaaaaaaaaacactgcttCCTCTCAGGCATAAGCTGGAACGGTAAAGCACGCGGAACTTGTTGCTAAAAGGGTCAGTGCACACAGAGTACACACTATACACCTATTTTTTCCCACTTTGGTTCTTGGTGGATCCTTCTAttgcagatgtttttgttttgacCACTTGAGGTTTAGCCATCTATCTGAAGGAAATACACAGCTGGCCTGAGAAGCAGAAAAAGTGGTGCGCATCAATCACCTAGTAATAATCCACCACACACTGACTTTTATTGTTGCACTTCTTTCCATTCAGTAACACCAGGAAACAAAAAACATGGATGTAACCGTTCGTGCAACAAGTATGGAAGCCCATTGCTGACAAAAATATCTTCTATTGCATAATTATGAGACTTATTACATATTGAAATAGATAATTCATAAGATTTTTCATTAAAATTAGAACAGATATTTGAAAGCAGCTTTCTTGTACattcagtttatttacatagcgccaagTCGTCTCCAGTCTGTTGGCAAGTAAAAATTTCAAGTGTTATATTTGTGGTCGATTTTTTTGCACATAAGCAGTGCTGCTACAGTTACCTTGAAATAGTAATTAGATTACTGACCTCTCCTTACAGTAGTAACTTAGTTACTTTACTGATTACTTTATTTTCGAAGTAACTAAGTTAAATTAGAAGTTATTGAATATTTTTAGCAGCTGCCAATAACTAAACCCATCGCTTCAACATAAAACCAGCAAACAGTTTtgcagcgcttgtggaagaaaacccatctccacatccatctgctgcacctaaaggatcttctgacatcattTAGCTCTGCAGTCAgacacgctagggtttcctatttctccaacctggtgtcccagagcaaagggaaccccaaggtgctgtttaacaccatcagcagcatcgtgtctcctgcctctcctacagcctccatccactctgatgcatactgtgagaactttctgtctttctttgtggacaaagtcaat is drawn from Nothobranchius furzeri strain GRZ-AD chromosome 4, NfurGRZ-RIMD1, whole genome shotgun sequence and contains these coding sequences:
- the sfrp2 gene encoding secreted frizzled-related protein 2; the protein is MRGFIFTVTVLWMISASCAEAIHGLYNFGQHDLFHKKNNCKQIPSSLLLCHDIEYTEMRLPNLLGHESMNEVLQQASSWIPLIQKQCHPDTRKFLCSLFAPVCLDDLDEPIQPCRSLCESVKRGCAPVMYAFGYPWPDMLNCDRFPLDNDLCIPPASVENVVPVTKEVPRVCDACKETEENDNEIVDNLCKNDFALKIKVKEISYINGDTKVVPETKSKTIYMMNGVSERDLRKTVLWLRDGQKCICEEMNDINAAYLVVGQKVDGRLVITSLKRWQKGQREFKRITRSIRKIQC